One part of the Corynebacterium aurimucosum ATCC 700975 genome encodes these proteins:
- the panB gene encoding 3-methyl-2-oxobutanoate hydroxymethyltransferase gives MSHNPGHRARLRTRHFARAKENSQAFACLTSYDCMTAGIFDEAGVDLLLVGDSLANVVLGRETTLSLTLDEMIPLARAVVSSTSRAFVVVDLPFGSYEDGPSQALETAVRVMKETGAQAVKLEGGAERAPIVAALVAAGIPVCAHIGFTPQQVHALGGFVVQGRGAGAEKLHDDARALAAAGAFAVVLEMVPAALAEQVTKELPIPTIGIGAGAQTDGQILVWTDAFGLGGPKAPRFVRRYADLRGALLEGAKEYVSDVNERAFPNAEESFED, from the coding sequence ATGTCTCACAACCCTGGCCACCGCGCCCGTCTCCGCACCCGCCATTTCGCCCGCGCCAAAGAAAACTCTCAGGCCTTCGCGTGCCTGACGAGCTATGACTGCATGACCGCCGGAATCTTCGATGAAGCCGGGGTCGATCTCCTGCTCGTCGGCGATTCCCTGGCCAATGTGGTCCTGGGCCGGGAAACCACACTCTCCCTCACCCTCGATGAGATGATCCCCCTTGCCCGCGCGGTGGTCTCATCCACCTCCCGTGCCTTCGTGGTGGTGGACTTACCATTTGGCTCCTATGAGGACGGCCCCTCCCAGGCGCTCGAAACCGCGGTGCGCGTCATGAAGGAAACCGGTGCGCAGGCCGTGAAGCTGGAGGGCGGTGCGGAGCGCGCACCGATTGTTGCCGCGCTTGTCGCCGCCGGCATCCCTGTCTGCGCCCACATCGGCTTCACGCCCCAGCAGGTCCACGCCTTGGGCGGCTTCGTGGTCCAGGGCCGCGGTGCCGGCGCGGAGAAGCTTCACGACGACGCCCGCGCCCTCGCCGCGGCCGGCGCCTTCGCCGTGGTGCTGGAGATGGTCCCCGCGGCCCTTGCTGAACAGGTGACCAAGGAGCTGCCCATCCCCACCATTGGTATTGGCGCGGGTGCGCAGACCGATGGGCAGATTCTGGTGTGGACCGATGCCTTCGGCCTAGGCGGGCCCAAGGCGCCGCGCTTCGTGCGCCGCTACGCAGATCTACGCGGCGCGCTGCTGGAGGGCGCGAAGGAGTACGTGTCCGATGTGAACGAACGCGCCTTCCCCAACGCCGAGGAGTCCTTCGAGGACTAA
- the panC gene encoding pantoate--beta-alanine ligase, producing the protein MQILTTKSELRAFHAAASGSVGLVPTMGALHDGHASLVRRAREENDTVVCSVFVNPLQFTDLGDCEDYRAYPRDLDADAALLESLGVDAVFAPSVEEMYPGGTPRVWVRTGEMGSVLEGASRPGHFDGVATVVSKLFTLVRPDRAYFGQKDAQQVAIIRRLVADLDLPLDIISAPIVRAADGVAESSRNSRLSPVEREQAVALSQALFALRDGASLDEASAQLASSPGVTVDYLTVVDPATLEPVDAQHRPALALVAAQVGPVRLIDNLVLES; encoded by the coding sequence ATGCAGATCCTCACAACTAAATCTGAACTCCGTGCCTTCCACGCAGCGGCATCCGGATCCGTGGGATTGGTTCCCACGATGGGCGCGCTTCACGACGGCCACGCTTCCCTCGTTCGCCGCGCCCGCGAAGAGAACGACACCGTGGTGTGCTCGGTCTTTGTCAACCCCCTGCAGTTCACCGACCTCGGCGATTGCGAGGACTACCGCGCCTACCCGCGCGATCTGGATGCAGATGCCGCACTCTTAGAATCACTAGGCGTCGATGCGGTCTTCGCCCCCAGCGTGGAGGAGATGTACCCGGGTGGCACCCCGCGGGTGTGGGTGCGCACGGGTGAGATGGGCTCGGTCTTGGAAGGCGCTTCGCGCCCCGGCCACTTCGACGGCGTGGCCACTGTGGTGAGCAAGCTATTCACTCTCGTGCGCCCCGACCGCGCCTACTTCGGGCAGAAGGATGCCCAGCAGGTGGCCATTATTCGGCGCTTAGTGGCGGACCTCGACCTGCCACTCGACATCATCAGCGCGCCCATCGTCCGCGCGGCGGACGGCGTGGCCGAGTCCAGCCGCAACTCTCGCCTGAGCCCTGTCGAGCGAGAGCAAGCCGTGGCGCTGTCCCAGGCGCTCTTTGCGCTGCGGGACGGTGCATCCCTCGACGAGGCGAGCGCGCAGCTCGCCTCCTCCCCCGGCGTGACGGTGGACTACCTCACCGTGGTGGATCCAGCCACGCTCGAGCCCGTTGATGCACAACACCGGCCCGCCCTGGCGCTGGTTGCGGCGCAGGTGGGGCCGGTGCGGCTCATCGATAACTTAGTGCTTGAGTCTTAG
- a CDS encoding malate dehydrogenase, protein MTASKPVKITVTGAAGNIAYSLLWRIAAGDVYGKDTPVELALLEIPDAVGAAEGVAMELNDSAFPLLRGITVTDDPQVAFKDTKAAFLVGSRPRSKGMERADLLEANGAIFTVQGKALNDVAARDVRVLVVGNPANTNAYIAANSAPDLDPSQFTALMRLDHNRTLSQVSLKTGVPTAELNKVAVWGNHSASQFPDLTFSNAEVDEDWYKEEMIPKVAKRGAEIIAVRGKSSAASAASAAVDHMHDWIHGTEDWRTAAVVSDGSYGVDEGLVAGFPTVARDGKWEIVQGLELNDFQKERIEASVQELREEREAVAHLLKD, encoded by the coding sequence ATGACTGCATCGAAACCCGTCAAGATCACCGTGACCGGCGCCGCCGGCAACATCGCCTACTCCCTGCTGTGGCGCATCGCTGCGGGCGATGTCTATGGCAAAGACACTCCGGTGGAACTCGCATTGCTGGAAATCCCAGACGCCGTGGGAGCCGCTGAAGGCGTGGCCATGGAGCTTAATGACTCCGCGTTCCCCCTCCTACGTGGCATTACCGTTACCGATGATCCGCAGGTGGCCTTCAAGGACACCAAGGCTGCTTTCCTCGTCGGCTCGCGACCGCGCAGCAAAGGCATGGAGCGCGCAGACCTGCTGGAGGCCAACGGCGCCATTTTCACGGTCCAGGGCAAGGCACTGAACGACGTCGCTGCGCGCGATGTCCGCGTCCTGGTCGTGGGCAACCCGGCCAACACCAATGCTTATATTGCGGCGAACAGCGCACCGGACCTGGACCCCAGCCAGTTCACCGCCCTCATGCGCCTGGACCATAACCGCACCTTGAGCCAAGTTTCCCTCAAGACGGGCGTGCCTACCGCTGAGCTGAACAAGGTCGCCGTATGGGGCAACCACTCCGCCTCCCAGTTCCCGGACCTGACTTTCTCCAACGCTGAGGTAGATGAGGACTGGTACAAGGAGGAGATGATCCCGAAGGTGGCCAAGCGCGGTGCCGAGATTATCGCCGTGCGCGGTAAGTCTTCAGCTGCCTCCGCAGCCTCTGCCGCGGTGGATCACATGCACGATTGGATCCATGGCACCGAGGACTGGCGTACCGCAGCCGTCGTCTCCGATGGCTCCTATGGCGTGGACGAGGGCCTCGTCGCAGGTTTCCCCACCGTCGCCCGCGACGGCAAGTGGGAAATCGTGCAAGGCCTCGAGCTCAACGATTTCCAGAAGGAGCGCATCGAGGCCTCGGTTCAAGAGCTGCGTGAGGAGCGCGAGGCCGTAGCCCACCTGCTCAAGGACTAA
- a CDS encoding TetR/AcrR family transcriptional regulator — MSAETSSVDSGSVEHVIDVAISEFSEHGYAETKLENVSKLSGMSKRMIHYYFGDKKGLYQQALAAAARRLNPPEGSLKINSAVPVEGVRTMVDWLFRQHVNNPEAIRMLTMESSHSVLETSQALVDVSEISLHLDRLLMLGQDSGAFRPGISANDIFTLISALTMYRVTNHAMMSNLLDINMYTHNNTEGLHRMAVDAVLAFLTANIPDIGFESYLTQNETELDAESAPLDVYSTEDEGDASASLYQ; from the coding sequence ATGAGCGCTGAGACTTCATCGGTCGACTCCGGCTCTGTTGAGCACGTGATCGATGTTGCGATATCGGAGTTTTCTGAGCATGGTTATGCCGAAACCAAGCTCGAGAACGTATCGAAGCTGTCTGGGATGTCCAAACGCATGATCCACTACTACTTCGGGGATAAAAAGGGGCTCTACCAGCAAGCGTTAGCAGCGGCGGCGCGGCGCCTCAACCCGCCGGAGGGCAGCCTCAAGATCAATTCTGCTGTCCCGGTAGAGGGCGTGCGCACCATGGTGGATTGGCTGTTCCGCCAGCATGTGAACAACCCCGAAGCCATCCGGATGCTGACGATGGAATCCTCCCACAGTGTGCTCGAGACCTCGCAGGCGCTTGTCGACGTTTCCGAGATCTCCCTCCACCTAGACCGGCTACTCATGCTGGGCCAGGATTCCGGCGCGTTCCGCCCGGGAATTTCCGCCAACGATATTTTCACGCTGATTTCTGCGCTCACGATGTACCGGGTGACGAACCACGCGATGATGAGCAACCTGCTCGACATCAACATGTACACCCACAACAACACTGAGGGGTTGCACCGCATGGCGGTCGATGCTGTGCTGGCTTTCCTTACAGCGAACATCCCGGACATCGGCTTCGAGTCCTACCTCACCCAGAACGAAACCGAGCTCGATGCTGAGTCCGCGCCCTTGGATGTCTACTCCACCGAGGACGAGGGCGACGCGTCAGCGAGCCTCTACCAGTAG
- a CDS encoding phospho-sugar mutase — MTSLLETARWWAEHDPDPATRAEIQSLIDARDEQTLRPLFAGPLSFGTAGLRGTIGPGESQMNRAVVIRTTAGLMDVLKKHVDVPKVVVGCDARHGSAAFHRDVADVVAAAGGHALVLPPQNPTPLTAFTVRQLGADAGVMVTASHNPPQDNGYKVYLGGRVVEGDGQGVQIVPPFDSAIAAAIAAAPPADQVARDAANGPGKVEEVDTRESYLTRIKERAGEGPRDLRIALTPMHGVGGELALKALEAVGFTEVELVAEQAQPDPDFPTVTFPNPEEPGALDCAFAAAQETRSDIIVALDPDADRCAVAIPTDNGWRQLTGDETGALLGNYLARDGGVLANSVVSSRFLGRIAQARGAQWRTTLTGFKWIARTPNLTFGYEEAIGYCCDPETVADKDGISAAVTVACLAAELKSAGKNLQDRLDELAAELGTYKTKPLTFRFDDITQIAPTLEQILQSPPESLAGSPVLRASDMSKGYQGLDPTPGLVLETEANDRVIIRPSGTEPKLKCYLEVVREGDVDWVGAEERLDRIAAELKQELNL; from the coding sequence ATGACATCTTTGCTGGAGACCGCCCGGTGGTGGGCTGAGCACGACCCAGATCCGGCAACGCGGGCAGAGATACAGTCCCTCATCGATGCGCGCGATGAGCAAACGCTACGCCCGTTGTTTGCAGGCCCGCTGTCTTTTGGGACTGCTGGCCTGCGCGGCACGATCGGTCCGGGTGAGTCGCAGATGAACCGCGCTGTCGTTATCCGAACGACAGCGGGGTTGATGGACGTGCTGAAGAAGCACGTGGACGTGCCGAAAGTTGTCGTCGGATGCGACGCTCGTCATGGTTCCGCAGCTTTTCATCGCGATGTTGCTGATGTGGTGGCCGCCGCGGGTGGACATGCATTAGTTCTCCCGCCACAGAATCCCACTCCGCTTACCGCGTTTACGGTTCGGCAACTAGGTGCTGATGCAGGAGTTATGGTTACGGCTTCGCACAATCCGCCCCAAGATAATGGTTACAAGGTGTACTTGGGTGGCCGCGTAGTCGAAGGTGATGGCCAAGGTGTGCAGATCGTGCCGCCGTTTGATTCTGCGATTGCTGCTGCGATTGCTGCCGCTCCTCCTGCTGATCAGGTGGCCCGTGATGCGGCCAACGGCCCTGGAAAGGTAGAAGAGGTTGATACCCGCGAAAGCTACCTAACGCGCATTAAAGAACGTGCGGGGGAGGGACCGCGAGATCTTCGCATCGCTCTCACACCGATGCACGGTGTGGGAGGTGAATTAGCGCTCAAGGCCCTGGAAGCAGTGGGGTTCACTGAAGTTGAACTGGTGGCAGAGCAAGCCCAGCCAGATCCAGATTTCCCCACCGTTACCTTTCCTAACCCCGAGGAGCCGGGTGCGCTCGACTGTGCCTTTGCAGCCGCTCAGGAAACACGAAGCGACATTATTGTGGCGTTGGATCCTGATGCAGATCGTTGTGCCGTTGCCATTCCTACCGACAACGGGTGGCGTCAGCTCACCGGTGATGAAACCGGTGCTCTGTTGGGTAATTACTTGGCTCGCGACGGCGGTGTGTTGGCCAACTCAGTGGTGTCGAGTCGCTTCCTCGGGCGCATTGCACAGGCACGCGGCGCCCAGTGGCGCACGACGCTCACTGGGTTTAAATGGATTGCGCGCACACCTAACCTGACCTTTGGCTACGAGGAAGCAATCGGGTACTGCTGCGACCCCGAAACCGTGGCGGACAAGGACGGTATTTCGGCAGCAGTGACCGTCGCGTGCTTGGCAGCCGAATTGAAGTCTGCAGGCAAGAACCTGCAAGATAGACTCGACGAGCTCGCCGCTGAATTAGGCACGTACAAGACGAAGCCATTGACCTTCCGCTTCGACGACATCACGCAGATTGCTCCCACCCTGGAGCAGATCTTGCAATCCCCGCCGGAATCGCTGGCCGGTTCGCCCGTCCTGCGCGCGAGCGATATGTCGAAGGGCTACCAAGGCTTGGACCCGACCCCCGGATTGGTCCTGGAAACCGAGGCCAACGACCGCGTCATTATCCGCCCCTCGGGTACGGAGCCGAAGCTCAAGTGCTACCTCGAAGTGGTGCGGGAAGGCGATGTCGATTGGGTAGGCGCTGAAGAGCGATTGGACCGCATCGCTGCGGAACTTAAACAGGAGTTAAACTTGTAA
- the deoC gene encoding deoxyribose-phosphate aldolase, which translates to MTSRTDVAQMIDHTLLKPEATPDQVAALAKEAGELGTYSICVSPNQLPVDVPSGVHVATVVGFPSGAVKTEVKAAETGRAVKDGAEEIDMVVNLSQVKSHDYAAVEADIKAVRDAAPAPVIVKVIIESAALDDEEIVATCQAAERAGADFVKTSTGFHPAGGASVHAVKLMAETVEGRLGVKASGGIRDAEAAQAMIDAGATRLGLSSSAAVLEGFEA; encoded by the coding sequence ATGACTTCCCGTACTGACGTTGCTCAGATGATTGATCACACCCTGCTCAAACCGGAAGCTACTCCGGACCAAGTGGCTGCTCTGGCCAAGGAGGCAGGAGAACTGGGCACTTATTCCATTTGTGTATCGCCTAACCAATTGCCTGTCGATGTCCCCTCCGGTGTGCACGTTGCTACCGTTGTGGGTTTTCCTTCCGGAGCTGTGAAAACCGAGGTCAAAGCAGCTGAGACTGGGCGGGCTGTGAAGGACGGGGCCGAGGAGATTGACATGGTGGTAAATCTTTCCCAGGTCAAATCCCATGACTACGCTGCGGTGGAGGCTGACATTAAAGCCGTGCGCGATGCGGCACCGGCTCCCGTCATCGTGAAAGTCATCATTGAATCTGCTGCGCTTGATGATGAAGAAATCGTCGCCACATGCCAAGCCGCCGAGCGTGCAGGTGCCGATTTTGTTAAGACCTCGACTGGGTTCCACCCCGCCGGTGGCGCTTCGGTCCATGCCGTGAAACTCATGGCAGAAACTGTCGAAGGCCGCCTTGGGGTAAAAGCCTCAGGGGGAATTCGCGATGCTGAAGCCGCGCAGGCGATGATTGATGCTGGCGCAACGCGCTTGGGTCTGTCATCCTCTGCGGCCGTGCTCGAAGGGTTCGAGGCTTAA
- a CDS encoding thymidine phosphorylase encodes MAEKFDAVDVIRTKRDKGVLSPDEIDWVIDAYTRGVVGDEQMAALNMAIFLNGMNRGEISRWTQAMIASGETMSFDSLSKKTADKHSTGGVGDKITLPLAPLVAAFGVAVPQLSGRGLGHTGGTLDKLEAIPGWQADVSNERMMEILEDPGCIICAAGAGLAPADKKIYALRDITSTVEAIPLIASSIMSKKIAEGTSSLVLDVKVGSGAFMKNQEQARELAQTMVDLGKDAGTKTTALLTDMSTPLGRKVGNALEVEESVEVLAGGGPADVVELTVALAREMLEAAGVHDADIEAALKDGRAMDKWKQMIKAQGGDPDAALPVASHTHDVIADSDGYLTELDALAVGVSSWRLGAGRARKEDPVQATAGIELHATKGEKVTKGQKLFTLHTETPDRFERSLEVLNSGFQITDEPLSEERKIILDRIS; translated from the coding sequence ATGGCCGAGAAATTTGATGCAGTTGACGTTATCCGTACTAAGCGTGACAAGGGGGTGCTGAGCCCCGATGAGATTGATTGGGTAATCGATGCTTACACGCGTGGAGTGGTGGGCGATGAGCAGATGGCCGCACTTAATATGGCCATTTTCCTCAATGGCATGAACCGTGGGGAGATTTCGCGCTGGACCCAGGCCATGATTGCCTCCGGTGAGACAATGAGCTTCGATTCCTTGTCGAAGAAGACCGCCGATAAACACTCCACCGGTGGTGTCGGCGACAAGATCACCTTGCCGCTCGCGCCGCTTGTTGCAGCTTTCGGCGTTGCCGTACCGCAGCTGTCCGGTCGCGGCCTTGGGCACACGGGCGGAACGCTGGATAAGCTCGAAGCTATTCCAGGGTGGCAAGCTGATGTCAGTAATGAACGCATGATGGAAATCCTGGAGGATCCAGGCTGCATCATTTGTGCTGCCGGTGCTGGCCTGGCTCCTGCGGACAAAAAGATTTACGCGCTGCGTGACATCACCTCCACTGTGGAGGCCATCCCGCTGATTGCTTCCTCTATCATGTCTAAGAAAATCGCGGAAGGTACGTCTTCCTTGGTTCTCGACGTTAAGGTCGGCTCCGGTGCATTCATGAAGAACCAAGAGCAGGCTCGCGAGTTGGCGCAAACCATGGTTGATTTGGGCAAGGATGCTGGCACGAAGACGACTGCTTTGTTGACTGATATGTCGACCCCTCTGGGGCGCAAGGTAGGCAATGCCCTTGAGGTTGAGGAATCTGTAGAGGTGCTCGCCGGTGGCGGTCCGGCGGACGTCGTCGAACTCACTGTTGCTCTGGCTCGCGAGATGCTCGAGGCGGCCGGCGTTCACGACGCCGACATTGAGGCAGCCCTCAAGGACGGCCGTGCTATGGACAAGTGGAAGCAAATGATTAAGGCGCAGGGCGGCGACCCAGATGCCGCTCTGCCGGTGGCGAGCCACACCCACGATGTCATCGCGGACTCCGATGGCTACCTGACCGAACTTGATGCTCTCGCTGTCGGCGTGAGCTCGTGGCGCTTGGGTGCCGGTCGTGCTCGAAAGGAAGATCCGGTACAGGCCACCGCTGGTATTGAACTGCATGCCACGAAGGGCGAGAAAGTGACCAAGGGACAGAAACTGTTTACTCTCCACACGGAAACCCCAGACCGCTTCGAGCGCTCCTTGGAGGTTCTCAACAGCGGTTTCCAAATTACCGATGAGCCGCTATCTGAAGAGCGCAAGATCATTCTCGACCGAATCAGCTAA
- a CDS encoding cytidine deaminase yields MNATTIPTDVELLEKAREAAHHAWAPYSSFPVGAAILLDDGRVITGSNVENASSPLGICAERNAAAHMITSGEATADDGHLPNLPVIRAVAIVGLKAEPCYPCGACRQVLREFNCERVIVSVDGAPRSFDFSEILPYSFGPEAL; encoded by the coding sequence ATGAATGCGACAACAATTCCAACGGATGTTGAGCTTTTGGAGAAGGCGAGGGAAGCCGCACATCATGCATGGGCGCCGTACTCCTCGTTCCCGGTCGGTGCCGCCATACTTCTCGACGATGGCCGGGTCATCACCGGCTCCAACGTCGAAAATGCATCCAGTCCCTTGGGCATCTGCGCCGAGCGCAACGCCGCTGCTCACATGATCACGTCGGGTGAGGCCACCGCTGATGACGGCCACTTGCCCAATCTGCCCGTAATTCGCGCTGTTGCCATCGTTGGCCTCAAGGCTGAACCGTGCTATCCGTGTGGCGCCTGCCGCCAGGTACTGCGCGAGTTCAACTGCGAACGAGTCATTGTGTCCGTCGACGGTGCACCCCGCAGCTTCGACTTCAGCGAAATCCTCCCCTATTCCTTTGGCCCCGAGGCCCTTTAG
- a CDS encoding NupC/NupG family nucleoside CNT transporter, with amino-acid sequence MERLQGLLGILAILAVIYVLSSSRKNIKWRTIGVGLALQIVFCYLVLAWEPGFKALAAVSHGLTKLTDFTNEGTSFVFGGLLGENFIFALNVLPVVIFLGAIIAALYYLRVIQYFVEYVGSGIKWLMGTSKVESVWATTVIFLGQSEAPLVIKPYLPKLTRSELYTCMVGGFASVAGSTLIGYSLLGAPLEYLLAASLMNAPGSLLIAKGLMPETEESSLDATVKDVRDNDSKNIIDAISNGAMAGGKIAISVACLLIAFIAMIAMLSAILGGVGSIFGQDNWSLEGLFGLLFAPVAWLIGVPWDDVMQVGNFIGQKTILNEFVGYTAFGESIDQLSDKAIMLSSFALAGFANISSIGIQIGAIGGLVPERRGEIAKLGPKALFGGFLTNMLNAAIVGVIVAPMVL; translated from the coding sequence ATGGAACGCCTACAAGGTCTTTTAGGAATCCTCGCGATCCTCGCGGTCATTTATGTTCTTTCAAGTTCGCGCAAAAACATTAAGTGGCGCACAATCGGTGTGGGCCTCGCCCTTCAGATTGTCTTCTGCTACCTAGTGCTGGCGTGGGAGCCCGGGTTCAAAGCTCTCGCAGCAGTCTCCCACGGCCTAACCAAGCTCACTGATTTCACGAACGAAGGCACGTCCTTCGTATTCGGTGGCTTACTCGGGGAAAACTTCATTTTCGCCCTCAATGTTCTTCCGGTGGTCATCTTTTTGGGCGCAATTATTGCTGCGCTCTACTATCTTCGAGTCATCCAGTACTTTGTCGAGTACGTCGGTTCGGGCATTAAATGGCTTATGGGCACATCCAAGGTGGAATCTGTATGGGCCACGACAGTTATTTTTCTCGGCCAATCTGAGGCCCCACTCGTCATCAAGCCCTACCTACCCAAGCTCACTCGCTCGGAGCTTTATACCTGCATGGTCGGCGGCTTCGCCTCGGTCGCTGGCTCCACGCTCATTGGGTATTCCCTATTGGGCGCACCGTTGGAGTATCTGCTAGCCGCGTCTTTGATGAACGCCCCAGGTTCGCTTCTGATCGCCAAGGGCCTTATGCCAGAGACCGAGGAATCTAGCTTGGATGCCACAGTCAAGGACGTGCGCGACAATGATTCCAAGAACATCATCGATGCCATCAGTAACGGCGCCATGGCCGGCGGCAAGATCGCTATTTCAGTGGCCTGCCTCCTCATTGCCTTTATCGCTATGATCGCGATGCTCTCCGCCATCCTCGGCGGTGTAGGCTCTATCTTCGGCCAAGACAACTGGTCTCTTGAGGGCCTCTTTGGTCTCCTCTTCGCTCCGGTGGCATGGCTCATCGGTGTTCCGTGGGACGACGTTATGCAGGTTGGCAACTTCATTGGCCAAAAGACAATCCTCAATGAGTTCGTTGGCTACACCGCCTTTGGTGAAAGCATCGACCAGCTCAGCGACAAAGCCATCATGCTCTCTTCCTTTGCTCTGGCCGGCTTTGCCAACATCTCCTCCATCGGTATTCAAATTGGAGCGATCGGCGGCCTCGTACCGGAGCGCCGCGGCGAGATTGCGAAGCTCGGGCCTAAAGCCCTGTTCGGTGGTTTCTTAACCAATATGCTCAACGCCGCCATTGTGGGCGTCATCGTCGCCCCCATGGTTCTTTAA
- a CDS encoding sugar-binding transcriptional regulator yields the protein MELRDEQSLQVAKLYYRGGLSQSEVAAEMGLSRPTVAKLLQHAKTRGYVTVEIHDPREDGDELGQRLMERYGLEDVRLVFSPRGDEDTLTEGLGRVGAKMLHELVHDGMSVGISWGNTMHSVARHMQPKSVAGVEIVQLKGGHSHSIRVTNDMDTLKRISAAFGAETLSLPLPVIFDSAEAKEIVEKDRHISSILNAGRHADLAVFTVGAVSRDSLLMNLGYLSEEEIHVLERQAVGDACSRFYTADGEVASPAIDARTIGISLSELKAIPQRFMVAGGLQKMAAIDTALRMKLATHVVIDKETANRLLQL from the coding sequence ATGGAGCTACGTGACGAACAATCACTGCAGGTGGCCAAGCTTTACTATCGCGGAGGGCTGAGCCAAAGCGAGGTGGCTGCTGAGATGGGGCTGTCCCGGCCAACCGTTGCCAAGCTCTTGCAACATGCCAAAACCCGCGGATACGTCACGGTGGAAATCCATGATCCCCGTGAGGACGGCGACGAGCTAGGCCAACGACTAATGGAGCGTTATGGGCTTGAGGATGTTCGTCTCGTCTTTAGCCCACGTGGTGATGAAGACACACTTACAGAGGGCTTGGGGCGCGTCGGGGCCAAGATGCTCCATGAACTTGTCCATGACGGTATGAGTGTGGGGATTTCCTGGGGGAATACCATGCACTCAGTGGCGCGGCATATGCAGCCTAAAAGCGTGGCTGGAGTCGAGATTGTACAGCTCAAAGGTGGACATTCGCACTCTATCCGCGTGACAAATGACATGGACACGCTCAAGCGCATTAGTGCGGCGTTTGGAGCCGAGACTCTGAGCCTGCCTCTGCCAGTCATTTTCGACTCTGCGGAAGCAAAAGAAATCGTCGAAAAAGATAGACACATTTCTTCCATTTTGAATGCAGGGCGCCACGCTGATCTTGCGGTCTTCACTGTGGGAGCTGTCTCACGCGATAGCCTGTTGATGAACCTTGGATACCTCAGTGAAGAGGAGATCCATGTGCTTGAACGTCAGGCCGTTGGTGATGCATGCTCGCGTTTTTACACGGCCGATGGGGAGGTGGCCTCGCCAGCTATAGATGCGCGCACTATCGGCATTTCACTCTCAGAACTAAAGGCGATTCCGCAACGCTTTATGGTGGCCGGTGGGCTTCAAAAGATGGCAGCCATCGATACCGCGCTGCGCATGAAGCTGGCGACGCATGTCGTCATCGACAAAGAAACAGCGAACCGATTGCTTCAGCTTTAG